From a single Streptomyces sp. NBC_01264 genomic region:
- a CDS encoding helix-turn-helix domain-containing protein: MVKPSSLSNVAVAVVNGVAPFEMGIFCEVFGIDRSAMGLPTYDFAVCAMEGNPVTVGDGHYGLTLPHGPERLEEADLICLPADRDAPTREYPEPILEALRRAVDRGARVLSVCSGAFLLGAAGLLDDRRCTTHWMHAPALARRFPRARVDPDVLYVDEGQVITSAGTASGIDACLHLVRQEQGAEVANTIARRMVVPPHRDGGQAQYIQRPLPRTSCDTVGEVIGWMARHLEEEITVEQLAERAHMSARTFARRFLQETGTTPYQWVLRQRVLLAQELLETTDETVDAIAGRCGFGTAAALRHHFLRTLSTTPNAFRRTFRGPYAA, from the coding sequence ATGGTGAAGCCTTCCTCCCTCAGCAACGTGGCCGTGGCCGTGGTGAACGGGGTCGCCCCCTTCGAGATGGGCATCTTCTGCGAGGTCTTCGGCATCGACCGCAGCGCCATGGGCCTGCCGACCTACGATTTCGCCGTCTGCGCGATGGAGGGGAACCCGGTCACCGTCGGCGACGGCCACTACGGCCTCACGCTCCCCCACGGGCCCGAGCGGCTGGAGGAAGCGGACCTGATCTGCCTGCCCGCCGACCGCGACGCCCCCACCCGCGAGTACCCGGAGCCGATCCTGGAGGCCCTGCGGCGGGCCGTGGACCGGGGCGCCCGGGTGCTGAGCGTGTGCAGCGGGGCCTTCCTGCTCGGCGCGGCCGGGCTGCTGGACGACCGGCGCTGCACCACGCACTGGATGCACGCCCCGGCCCTCGCCCGCCGCTTCCCGCGGGCCAGGGTCGACCCCGACGTGCTCTACGTGGACGAGGGCCAGGTGATCACCTCGGCCGGCACCGCCTCCGGGATCGACGCGTGCCTGCACCTCGTCCGCCAGGAGCAGGGCGCCGAGGTGGCCAACACCATCGCCCGGCGGATGGTCGTACCGCCGCACCGGGACGGCGGGCAGGCGCAGTACATCCAGCGTCCGCTGCCCCGCACCTCCTGCGACACGGTGGGCGAGGTGATCGGCTGGATGGCCCGCCACCTGGAGGAGGAGATCACCGTCGAGCAGCTCGCGGAGCGGGCCCACATGTCCGCGCGGACCTTCGCCCGGCGCTTCCTGCAGGAGACGGGGACCACCCCGTACCAGTGGGTGCTGCGCCAGCGGGTCCTGCTGGCTCAGGAGCTGCTGGAGACCACCGACGAGACGGTCGACGCGATCGCGGGGCGCTGCGGGTTCGGTACGGCGGCCGCCCTGCGCCACCACTTCCTGCGGACGCTGAGCACCACCCCGAACGCCTTCCGCCGCACGTTCCGGGGACCGTACGCGGCCTGA